The Macaca fascicularis isolate 582-1 chromosome 5, T2T-MFA8v1.1 genome segment TGATCCAGGAGGAAACAACATAACCCATGAAACATAACAGTTCATTGCTAAACTGAGCACTGTCTACAAACCTCCATTTTcatactttaaaattaataaataaccttaattttaaaatctgcattGCATTAAATGATGTTTCTTGATTTGGAGTTAAGTATATAAGAAGCACGGCTGTCCAGAGGCAAGATAGCTTGTTGTCAGATACAAGAAATGAACCATACCattcatttgatttcttttttctggtaATGTTAAGCTGCTCTGTGTATGGGCATAGAAAAAACATAATTGGATGCAGTCAAGGTTGAGGTTTTGCCAGCTGCCTCTGATAAGGAGAGAATAGAAAGTGGTTGAACCAGAGTGATTGTAAATGATGGATCTTGGAGTCCCATCTGGGAAAGAATAGAAATGGAGTGGAGGGTGGAGCTGATGGACAGCATCAAGTAGTATATTCAGTAGTTACAAGTTAAGGACTGTTGTAAAGAAAGTGCTACAGTCTAGAGCAGTAGTTGTCAGTGTTGGGTGGTTTTGCCCCTGGGCAAATATTTGGAGATAGTTTTGGTTTTCACATCTTGGGAAGGATGCTACCAGCATCTTGTGGGTAAATGAGGTGCCCTGGTTGCTGCTGaacatcctataatgcacaggacggcctcccaaaacaaagaattatctggcacAAAATGTCAGTAGGGCTGAAACTGAAAATTCCTGGTCTAGAGTGAATGGGAAGGGTaagaagtttgaaatcaggaTTTCAGAGATAGTCCATTTATTACTGGTGATAAAGGTCAGTCATACCATGTGGTTTGAGTGTTGGCTTGCTTTTCTGGTGTGAGAACAGTAAAGTTAGTAGTAAGATGCCTTATGGTTTTATGCCATCCACATACATTGTTTATTCACACAACAACCTTGAGATTTAGGCAGAATGTGAATAATCACTTCATTTTTTAGAAGATAGAATTTATACTCAAGGAGATAGATACTGGTGAAATACACGCATTCAATGCAGAGATATGATTGTTACCCAGATTTTGAACTGCTAGTCTATTCCTCTTTCAGTGCCATAATCAGGACTCTCTTGTAATTCAATTCTAGAACTGTAGAACTACCcaattataatagaaaaagaggtatTTGTCAGTATACtgtttgctttgttcttttccttttgctgtaTTTCTCAAATTGATAACTATTggaattatttcttccttctgatcATAAGTCACCGGTCATCAAGATAGAAAAGTATAGTCaactttaaatgcttatatttttcGCATGTATCTTTTTAGATTTCTGCTAAACTTGGAACAAATGTTGAGAGTGTTCTTCAGGCAGTTATTGAAAGAATTCCCCCGTGAGTATTTGGTGATTTTTATACTAGTTGTCTCTATTTAATAGTTCAAAAACTGTCTATGCTTAATAGTTCAAAGATTTTATCAGCTTGAACTGTTATTTTAGCTTAACAGATGTGGCAAATATTCTTGTAGGGAGTGAGAataaatttatttgcttttagtAAAATATAGAAGGCAAGTAcagtaaagaaaaagcaaagatgaTTGATGGAGGTCTTTTCATGACAATCATTATAAAAGATACCTCAGTACATTggcaattattttcctttgctttaagctgaacaaatatatttataaataatttgttaaaactgGAGGTTATTAaatctaatatattttataaaaaggtCTTTTTATTTAGGCTGTTGTGTATCAAACTTTCTCAAGAACTCAAATTAAGTACAATATCTAAGTTGAATACAGGaattttattaagattttaatttagtatatatgtatttactttttacttatatttactAGCCCTAAAGTGCATCGCAAAAATCCCCTGAGAGCTTTGGTATTTGACTCCACCTTTGACCAGTATAGAGGTGTGATAGCCAATGTAGCATTATTTGACGGAGTGGTTTCCAAAGGAGATAAAATTGTATCTGCACATACTCAAAAGACATACGAAGTTAATGAAGTAGGAGTTTTGAATCCTAATGAGCAACCAACTCATAAATTGTAAGTAATCTGCATTAGTAATTAAAATGCATTTGTATGTGGTTCTGTTTCTGCATTTTTCTCAACTTGGTATGCTTAGAATGATCCTCAGTtggtaacttaaaaaaaactgtttaatGCAACTATACAGTAAATGCTCTGTCAGAAGGAATCTTGGGTGAAGGACAATAGAAATGTCAGTTGATACTTTTTTTATTCTAAATGACTAATTATAACTAGGTTTACGATCAAGGGTAGATTGGATCCTATATTGATACATTTGATGAGACAATGAAAGAGTTCCCTCCACCCATATTGGGTATCATTTTTGACAGTGCTTCATAACTAGATTTTCCATTGTAAAGGTGGTATAACAGAAACCTTAATAAATCTTTAGTGTGGAATTCATGGTAAAACCTTGATTAAAATTCTTGGGGAGTGGGATTAGCAAGGGTAGTGTGCATTAGAAAAACATCTGAATTGACTTGTAAAagaactatttattgagtgcctactccATATCAGGTACTGATGAGACATGACCTTGGATACATAATTTGAGCTTTGTAAGgtcctgtttcctcatttgtagaaATTATTGAACCAGATGACAATCAGATCACATTTGAGTGTTTAGTGTTGTATGTCTAAAAACAGCACTATATTGAGTcaaagtctatttttattttactgaaatattttaacatcTATTTATATTCTGCCATATATACTGAACATTATCACATCTTCATTTAAGGTTCTTAAAGCTCATTCTAagtgtaaattattttaactttgtagggatttttttttttaaactacagctGAACTCAGAATTCGTTCTTCTGCTAAAGGAGGAACATCAGATGTCCAGTTTGTTCAGAGTTCACATTTTTCTTGGATAAAAAGTTACCTTTTTTCCATTGTTAAAGCATTTGCAACACAATTCATTAATAAAAGACATCACAAGTAGTGTACTTATTGTAATGCTTTTGTACTTACTAGTTTCACTGTATTTACAATATACTTTAGAAACTGCTGTTTAAATTGCAAAGGTTGGCAGAATCATGAAAAAGGTGATAGGTTTATAAGTAGAGAGGTCTAATGGATTGTAAGACCTGGTGTGTCCATTTGCTGGCAAGCTTCAGAGTTTGATAATTGATATGGAGCACTTATTTTCAAAGTGTATGGAAAGTTTGGAAAGTGTATGATAGTTTCCTGGGAAGGTAGAACTAATTGTGAGTTATGTGCTTGAAACATTAAAGcagtaaatatttgcatataataattttatttagatatGCAGGACAGGTGGGCTATCTGATTGCTGggatgaaaaatgtcattgaagCGCAAATAGGAGATACATTATATTTACATAAGCAACCAGTGGAGCCCTTGCCTGGGTTTAAATCAGCGAAACCAATGGTATTTGCAGGTGAGGAGCTCACAAATTCAAAGGTTGAAGgccatatttttaaactaaaagttTGTCTCAGTggttaaggaaaaaaatacacattctgATTATGTTAAATAACCACGAATTCCAGCATATTGTTTTACTTAATTCTTTGTTTTACTTAATTCTTTGTGTTTATCAGTTTATAATTTCATATGTATGATGAAATTATATGTGGGAGATCATTTAGGATGTGTTAAGAAATAAGCTCTTAAGGAAGAAGTTGTGATGTATAGAATACAGTAATAgaaatttttcttacttttctaggGAGTtcattatttgaaacattttttaattaggaTGTTCTTATTACTGATTATCATTAGACACTGACTATCTTCATCTTCGATAGAGTTTCTTTAATATTGTATTGTACTCATGTAGACATGACAGAGAATGGTGTTGCCTCATGTATATATAATTTCAGAATCTGTTACTTCCTTTACTTTGGAGAAAGAAAGACCTGATTGAAGGTCATCAGGTTACTCTGTGCCGAGTATCTAACCCTTGATTTTCGCCCTACAGTCTCTCTCACTGGGAATTAGGAACTTTGTTTACCCCTACCTTTAGGCAAAGTCAGTCATCTGGATTTTAGAGGACTTCTGAGTTGTCAGATGAAAGAGAATCAGTAGTGATTCCCATAGTTTTTGTAAGTAAATaccaaaaagcaaaatttatcTGGTTTTAAGTAGATAATCTGCCTTAGAAAATTGAGAGTGCAgtatagttttcatttctactCCTATTTTTATCTAATAATAAAGTTTCATTTGGGTTGTGGGATGtcttgtgcttttgtttttgcaattacaaTGTGTTTCCTTAATAGGCCTAAttcccatgttttttttttttttttcttttccctgtagtttttcaaaaacattaaaaacattatttgaagTGCCAATCTAGGTGTATATTCTTTAAGACTAATGACTTGTAAGATACTTTGAAACCAAATTATCATAAATTTTTAGCAAACTAGTATTTTGGTCCATAAAATAcaagaaagtaatttaaaaggTAAATGACTAATTTGGAACTTGGCAGCACTACACATGTGGTTTGATTGGTTTGGAGGCAGCTTATCACATGATAATTAGAAATCATTGTATCCCCAGGAATGTATCCTGTAGACCAATCTGAATATAACAACCTGAAGAGTGCTATAGAAAAACTAACTTTAAATGATTCCAGTGTGACAGTTCATCGGGATAGTAGCCTTGCTCTGGGTGCTGGCTGGAGGTAAGATTCATTCACTTTTTTTATAGGAAAGAAAGGTataaatggtatattttaaaaataattttataagaaagggaggtttttttaaagtatcaagtACGGGAGGTATAAAATGGTGCATTGTTCTGGAACATTTACTGAAAATAAGTTTATATTAGTGTAAAGtggacaaaaacaatttttatctgCCTGTTTCACGTTGTGGATTGACATTTTATGGGTAAGTTTTATAGTGATTTAAAATAGATTCCCAGtggaagattttaattttatttaatgaaattatgCTAGCATTTAATTATATTGTGAATTCTTTGACTCAATTCCATCCCTCCCTTAAAATAACaatatgttcattaaaaaaaaaaaaaaaaatgaagcccaTGGGACATAAACATTTTGGGGTTTATCTTTTCCTCCCCCAGGCTAGGATTTCTTGGACTTTTGCACATGGAAGTTTTCAACCAGCGACTGGAGCAAGAATATAATGCTTCTGTTATTTTAACAACCCCTACTGTTCCATATAAAGCTGTACTTTCATCATCAAAATTGATAAAGGTACTTAGTATTTAGTACTGTTTTGCATTagtctcttggaaaaaataaatgtgtgtatatacaatgCAGGAGAAGCTTTTTGCTATACCAGTAGCTgattaagttttaaatatttattgattcgTAGTAATAAACATTGAATTACCCTATGCCTAATGATGAATAACTTTTTTGAAAACTAAtttatgcagtatttttcttaaCCTGATATAATCTCCACATTATCAAAACTAGTCTATTGCTGatagtaaaaagtaaaattagtagTGAAAACAATGTTCTGATTCTAGCACAAAGATGCAAAATGTAATTTTGGTCATAAGTAATTTCTCATAAAAAGTGAAGCATTCATTCCAGTGactgagaaattttaaatttcaaatcagTGATGAAGACAATATTGTATTCCATGTAAGTGGCAATCTGTTCATTTTAAGCAAATACTAATTTTGGCAATCTAAATATTTTCCAACAAAATTAACTATTAAACTataatgttttctaaatgtcaggttaaaatgtattcttttgtcATACTTTTTCTAAATGGTCCATGAAATATGTTTAGTAAATATCAATAATTGGAATATATTGTTTACTAATACTTATTAATACTAAATGATTTCAGCgggagagattttaaaatataaagcaaacaagaaaaatgatcattatattaagatttctttttaagtattgctgatttttctaatttttaggaatatagagaaaaagaaattacaattaTCAATCCTGCACAATTCCCTGATAAATCAAAAGTAACAGAATATTTGGAGCCAGTTGTTTTGGGCACTATTATCACACCAGATGAATACACTGGAAAAATAATGATGCTTTGCGAGGTATAACTGTAATACAATTTAATACAAAATTAGGTTTTAGTCCTCTGAAATAGTGATTTCCAActtgttttaaaagatttctttctGCTGAGCATACTGAATTTAAAGAGAttttcatatatctatatatgtctgtgtctgtacacacagatatagatatatatacttttaaaattttgatttcaaataagaaaaatatttctgataatTTGTGTAATTTACTGATTTGATATCTTAgcccaaaggaaagaaatttgaTAATTAGCTaaatgtataatttctttttgcctttttgagTAGTTTGAAAGGTGATTATAGAACTTCAAGGACCATAAATTTGAAAGTACTCCCATTTTGCTTTAGTTCTCACCACATTGTAATAAATGATTTAATCCACAAATGGTATgtaattatattctttaaaaatacttatttgaaATACTCAGATACATATTGGAAAGTGTCAAATGGTGACTTGAGTTTTAATTAGGTTAAAAACTAGATTGTAATCTTGGTCTCACACTTTTAATTTCTCTGGAcctaattatttataaaacaagaaattagGATTTTTGACTTTATATGTAGTTACATTTGATTTACTGTTAAAtgaaagtgtttattttaaaagataaaattcttAGATAAAGATTAAAAGCTTTGATAGCAAGCCTAAGgtaattgaaatataaaatgtgtcGCCTTGGATTATAAATACTGCCTATAAGTTTTTACTAGACCATTAGAGAAATACATTATTCCTCAGTATTTGAGTAGGTTATCATTAAacccatttttttccttccctttttaggCTCGAAGAGCAGTTCAGAAGAATATGATATTTATTGATCAAAATAGAGTTATGCTTAAATATCTCTTTCCTTTGAATGAAATTGTGGTAGATTTTTATGACTCTTTGAAATCCCTATCTTCTGGATATGCTAGGTAAAAAATCAATGAGAACCTAAGATGCCTGACCAACTTTTTTGAAATATTGATGACCAAGAGTACACTAATTCTTTAATACTTTCAGCTTTCTTGAAGATAGTTGAGAATCATACGCTAAGGTTAAAATGACTTGGAACAACCTTATAGGTGTTACAGACTACTTGTGATTTGCTTATAGGAGAAAAACTtcctttgatttattttctaacttttatttctcttaacaaAAAAAGTTACTCCCCTTTTCATGAAGAGTTGTATTCCTTGTCTGTTAAGAATTAGACCTAATTTCAAAAATTTACTGTAACCTCAGTggcacttttaaaatgtatttgtatgttACGCAATCTCAAGAGCATctgtttacatttgaaaaataaaagtgcatATTCAGTCCGTAAAAAATGTTAAGTGTGCCCCTCCATTAGTGAACACTTTAATAACTTAGTCTTTCCAGGAACAGGTTGTCCACATCATGAAAACCATTGTGTATCTCATAGGAGTACATGGAGAAAAGccagacaaaaatgaaagaagagttACTATTAAATAACAAATAAGGAACTCAGGGCATGGCATTCTGagaggctgttttttttttgttgttgttgttgttggggcaTCTCACTCTAGGTACCCTCACTATGCCCTAAAATCTTATGTTACGGGATAGTATATAGTAGAAAATAGATATGAAACATGGggaagcaaaaggggaaaaa includes the following:
- the GUF1 gene encoding translation factor GUF1, mitochondrial isoform X4; protein product: MWTLVGRGWGCARTLARWATGAALGPAPTFGAAPESWPTCRVYSSAEFKEKLDMSRFPVESIRNFSIVAHVDHGKSTLADRLLELTGTIDKTENNKQVLDKLQVERERGITVKAQTASLFYNCEGKQYLLNLIDTPGHVDFSYEVSRSLSACQGVLLVVDANEGIQAQTVANFFLAFEAQLAVIPVINKIDLKNADPERVENQIEKVFDIPSDECIKISAKLGTNVESVLQAVIERIPPPKVHRKNPLRALVFDSTFDQYRGVIANVALFDGVVSKGDKIVSAHTQKTYEVNEVGVLNPNEQPTHKLYAGQVGYLIAGMKNVIEAQIGDTLYLHKQPVEPLPGFKSAKPMVFAGMYPVDQSEYNNLKSAIEKLTLNDSSVTVHRDSSLALGAGWRLGFLGLLHMEVFNQRLEQEYNASVILTTPTVPYKAVLSSSKLIKF
- the GUF1 gene encoding translation factor GUF1, mitochondrial isoform X5, which encodes MKNVIEAQIGDTLYLHKQPVEPLPGFKSAKPMVFAGMYPVDQSEYNNLKSAIEKLTLNDSSVTVHRDSSLALGAGWRLGFLGLLHMEVFNQRLEQEYNASVILTTPTVPYKAVLSSSKLIKEYREKEITIINPAQFPDKSKVTEYLEPVVLGTIITPDEYTGKIMMLCEARRAVQKNMIFIDQNRVMLKYLFPLNEIVVDFYDSLKSLSSGYASFDYEDAGYQTAELVKMDILLNGNTVEELVTVVHKDKAHSIGKAICERLKDSLPRQLFEIAIQAAIGSKIIARETVKAYRKNVLAKCYGGDITRKMKLLKRQAEGKKKLRKIGNVEVPKDAFIKVLKTRSSK